From Roseibium alexandrii DFL-11, the proteins below share one genomic window:
- a CDS encoding VOC family protein has protein sequence MKCTQYYPVLMTKDVTKTARFYQDHFRFKAVFEADWYVHLQSIEDEAVNLAILDQDHETIPAIRRGQGTGAMLLNFEVEDVDQIYAGATDAGLPILLALKDEPFGQRHFITEDPNGIMIDVIKPIPPSPEFLKQFAPEAVPA, from the coding sequence ATGAAATGCACCCAGTATTACCCTGTCCTTATGACCAAGGACGTGACCAAGACTGCCCGGTTTTATCAGGATCACTTCCGGTTCAAGGCTGTGTTCGAAGCAGACTGGTATGTGCATCTGCAATCGATCGAGGACGAGGCCGTAAACCTCGCCATTCTCGATCAGGACCATGAAACGATCCCGGCGATCCGCCGCGGGCAGGGCACTGGCGCCATGCTATTGAACTTTGAGGTCGAGGACGTTGATCAGATCTATGCGGGCGCCACGGACGCCGGATTGCCGATCCTGCTGGCGCTGAAGGACGAGCCCTTTGGTCAGCGGCATTTCATCACCGAAGACCCGAACGGCATCATGATCGATGTGATCAAACCGATCCCTCCGAGCCCGGAGTTCCTGAAACAGTTCGCGCCCGAGGCCGTGCCGGCCTGA
- a CDS encoding SDR family NAD(P)-dependent oxidoreductase — protein sequence MGTLNGKTVIITGAGRSTGRALAAALADHGAGIHLSARGKAQAEDTCRFIKDVTGSSATAYSCDIADPDCIRQFVLDLKATTPKIDILINSAAVWLSGSFEATDDDHLITAVNSTVTGTILLTKHCLPLLEMSEEPDIMTIVSKSGLALDGQSEPNAAYHATKSAQTAFMNRLRQTHPHIRVMSVFPPDFESDLEYKSSAWFKRPSPGTNRTMTARHVVEAILFALEQERICSVESLVLGNSASG from the coding sequence ATGGGCACGCTAAATGGCAAGACGGTGATCATAACCGGTGCGGGCCGATCAACTGGCCGGGCACTCGCGGCAGCCTTGGCGGACCATGGCGCAGGTATTCACCTGTCCGCACGGGGCAAGGCACAGGCCGAAGACACGTGCCGCTTTATCAAAGATGTCACCGGCTCGTCTGCCACTGCCTACAGCTGCGATATCGCTGATCCGGACTGCATCCGCCAGTTTGTCTTGGATCTGAAGGCGACGACGCCAAAGATCGACATTCTGATCAACAGTGCGGCCGTGTGGCTCTCCGGATCCTTTGAAGCGACGGACGACGATCATTTGATCACCGCCGTAAATTCTACGGTTACCGGAACGATCCTCCTGACCAAACACTGCCTTCCGCTTTTGGAAATGTCAGAAGAGCCTGACATCATGACCATTGTTTCAAAGTCGGGTTTGGCATTGGATGGTCAATCGGAACCCAATGCTGCTTACCATGCCACAAAGAGCGCTCAGACCGCCTTCATGAACCGGCTTCGCCAAACACACCCCCATATCCGGGTGATGTCCGTCTTTCCGCCCGATTTCGAAAGCGATCTGGAATACAAGAGTTCTGCCTGGTTCAAACGCCCCTCTCCAGGCACGAACAGAACCATGACCGCACGCCATGTCGTGGAAGCGATCCTGTTCGCACTGGAACAAGAGCGCATCTGTTCAGTGGAATCGCTCGTCCTCGGCAATTCCGCGTCAGGTTAA